The following coding sequences lie in one Azospirillum humicireducens genomic window:
- a CDS encoding DUF4167 domain-containing protein, whose translation MRQGPNSRRSRGRGNSGGGGSGGGGGGGGGGAGRRQNVPLRHQTFDSNGPDVRIRGNAWQVQEKYQALARDAMSSGDRVQAENYLQHAEHYLRIINQIQESENRQRGGQPSIGHGHQQQGASQAGDDDDQPTEDETDGEERAAVNA comes from the coding sequence ATGAGACAGGGACCGAACTCCAGGCGTTCGCGTGGTCGTGGCAACAGCGGCGGCGGGGGCAGCGGCGGCGGTGGTGGCGGGGGCGGCGGCGGTGCCGGCCGGCGCCAGAATGTTCCGCTGCGTCACCAGACCTTCGACAGCAACGGTCCGGACGTCCGCATCCGCGGCAATGCGTGGCAGGTGCAGGAAAAGTATCAGGCGCTGGCCCGCGATGCGATGTCGTCCGGCGACCGCGTGCAGGCGGAAAACTACCTGCAGCATGCCGAGCATTACCTGCGCATCATCAACCAGATCCAGGAATCGGAAAACCGCCAGCGCGGCGGCCAGCCGAGCATCGGGCATGGCCATCAGCAGCAAGGGGCCTCGCAGGCCGGCGACGATGACGACCAGCCGACCGAGGACGAGACCGACGGCGAGGAACGGGCGGCAGTCAACGCCTGA
- a CDS encoding MOSC domain-containing protein → MNTTLTAIRRYPVKGMSGQDLTATDLTAGQAIPLDRRYGLLHGPAALDSETAGWRLPSDFFTLDRTEKLAALQTEFDEATHALIIRRGGRQVSRGRLDQPMGRTLLEQFFAAYLAGIVPGMPRLIEAQHGAFGDSEEPSVTLLNLASLRDLEERIAKQPVDPRRLRANLLVDGIDPWTERAWIGRTLTIGGATLEVAEALDCTPGNDVNPDSGVADLSLPNIMERGYGHSQILLRARVTGGGRIAVGDPVTPA, encoded by the coding sequence ATGAACACCACACTGACCGCCATCCGCCGCTATCCCGTCAAGGGCATGAGCGGCCAGGACCTGACCGCCACCGACCTGACCGCCGGACAGGCGATCCCGCTCGACCGCCGTTACGGCCTGCTGCACGGACCGGCCGCGCTGGACAGCGAGACGGCGGGCTGGCGCCTGCCGTCCGACTTCTTCACGCTGGACCGCACGGAAAAGCTGGCGGCACTGCAGACCGAGTTCGACGAGGCGACGCACGCGCTGATCATCCGCCGCGGCGGCCGGCAGGTGTCGCGCGGCCGGCTGGACCAGCCGATGGGCCGCACGCTGCTGGAACAGTTCTTCGCCGCCTATCTGGCCGGGATCGTCCCCGGCATGCCCCGCCTGATCGAGGCGCAGCATGGCGCCTTCGGCGACAGCGAGGAGCCGTCGGTCACCCTGCTGAACCTCGCCAGCCTGCGCGATCTGGAAGAGCGGATCGCCAAGCAGCCGGTCGATCCGCGCCGTCTGCGCGCCAACCTGCTGGTGGACGGCATCGATCCCTGGACCGAACGCGCCTGGATCGGCCGGACATTGACCATCGGCGGCGCGACGCTGGAGGTGGCGGAGGCGCTGGACTGCACGCCCGGCAACGATGTGAACCCGGACAGCGGCGTCGCCGACCTCAGCCTGCCCAACATCATGGAGCGGGGGTACGGCCACAGCCAGATCCTGCTGCGCGCCCGGGTGACCGGCGGCGGCCGGATCGCGGTGGGCGACCCGGTCACGCCGGCCTGA
- the prmC gene encoding peptide chain release factor N(5)-glutamine methyltransferase, protein MNLRTLRAQAEARLREAGVDTPELDARYLLEHALTLTRTDFVTKAEQTIPDDDAARALALVERRAAREPVGRILGHREFWTIDLALNPDTLEPRPDTETVVEAVLAAIPDRKAPLRLIDFGTGTGCILLALLSELPNATGLGVDLSPLAVEGAAGNAERNGLADRARFQTGDWAKGIGDRFDIVVSNPPYIPSADIATLEPEVRQHDPLRALDGGPDGLEPYRILAADLSRLLVPGGLAAFEVGQGQAEDVAALVEAQGLGETAILCDLGGVKRCVRARKAQ, encoded by the coding sequence ATGAACCTCCGCACCCTGCGCGCCCAGGCCGAGGCGCGGCTGCGCGAGGCCGGCGTCGATACGCCGGAGCTCGACGCCCGCTACCTGCTGGAACATGCGCTGACCCTCACCCGCACCGATTTCGTTACGAAAGCGGAACAAACTATCCCCGACGACGATGCCGCCCGCGCCCTGGCGTTGGTCGAGCGCCGCGCCGCGCGGGAGCCGGTGGGGCGCATCCTGGGGCACCGGGAGTTCTGGACCATAGACCTCGCCCTCAATCCCGACACGCTGGAGCCGCGGCCCGACACCGAGACGGTGGTGGAGGCGGTGCTCGCCGCCATCCCCGACCGCAAGGCTCCGTTGCGCCTAATCGATTTCGGTACCGGAACGGGCTGCATCCTGCTGGCGCTGCTGTCGGAACTGCCGAACGCCACCGGTCTCGGCGTCGATCTCAGCCCGCTGGCGGTGGAGGGGGCGGCCGGCAATGCCGAGCGCAACGGGCTGGCGGACCGCGCCCGTTTCCAGACCGGCGATTGGGCCAAGGGAATCGGGGATCGTTTCGACATCGTGGTATCCAACCCGCCCTACATTCCCAGCGCCGACATCGCCACGCTGGAGCCGGAGGTGCGGCAGCACGACCCGCTCCGCGCGCTGGATGGCGGGCCGGACGGGCTGGAGCCCTACCGCATCCTTGCCGCCGACCTTTCGCGCCTGCTGGTCCCCGGCGGGCTGGCCGCCTTCGAGGTCGGGCAGGGCCAGGCGGAGGATGTGGCGGCTCTGGTCGAGGCGCAGGGGTTGGGAGAGACCGCGATCCTGTGTGACCTTGGTGGGGTAAAGCGCTGTGTCAGGGCACGGAAAGCCCAGTGA
- a CDS encoding NUDIX domain-containing protein encodes MTDFAASGTSQRTATDTKATPIPVRHATPRTMMARLLRLAWTLRGVWHRIARPLTMGVRAIIIDDSDPAAPCVLLIRHSYVDGWHFPGGGVGRGETLADAMRREVREEVGLIADRPAQPFGIYARFRNGASDHVAVYVVRGWSGQPKADGVEIVETRFFPLDRLPTDLSPATGRRLEEFLGHRPVAERW; translated from the coding sequence ATGACCGACTTTGCCGCCTCCGGCACCAGCCAGCGCACCGCCACCGACACGAAAGCCACGCCGATCCCAGTCCGCCACGCCACGCCCCGGACCATGATGGCCCGACTGCTCCGTCTCGCCTGGACCCTGCGCGGGGTCTGGCACCGGATCGCCCGGCCGCTGACCATGGGGGTGCGGGCGATCATCATCGACGACTCGGACCCGGCCGCCCCCTGTGTTCTGCTGATCCGCCACAGCTATGTCGATGGCTGGCACTTCCCCGGCGGCGGCGTCGGGCGGGGGGAGACGCTGGCCGACGCCATGCGGCGGGAGGTGCGGGAGGAGGTCGGGCTGATCGCCGACCGTCCCGCTCAGCCTTTCGGCATCTACGCCCGCTTCCGCAATGGGGCGAGCGACCATGTGGCGGTCTATGTGGTGCGCGGTTGGAGCGGCCAGCCGAAGGCCGACGGGGTCGAGATCGTCGAGACCCGGTTCTTTCCGCTCGACCGGCTCCCTACGGACCTGTCGCCGGCCACCGGGCGCCGGCTGGAGGAATTTCTGGGGCACCGCCCGGTCGCCGAACGCTGGTAA